Proteins encoded together in one Flavobacterium keumense window:
- a CDS encoding DUF4249 domain-containing protein encodes MNRIYFIWVWILSFLFLSCEEVIPLHLETAPPKLVIEAAIVWKKGSSGATQKIKLSTTTSFYNNIPNKVSGATVFIKNSSNTIFNFIEVPATGEYKCLNFVPVLGENYTLTIIADGSTYIATETLLPVAPITKVEQNNQGGFSGKNIELKAFYNDPVNTPNYYLYRYTYSNQATSNFYADDDSFFSGNEFFSISQNDNLKPGDKVEINHYGISKTYYNYMNIIVSIAGNSGGSPFQSPPATVRGNIINSTHPENFPLGYFSLSEYDTVNYTVQ; translated from the coding sequence ATGAACAGAATATACTTCATTTGGGTTTGGATTTTGAGTTTTTTATTTCTTAGTTGTGAAGAAGTAATTCCTTTACATTTAGAAACAGCTCCCCCAAAATTAGTTATTGAAGCGGCTATCGTTTGGAAAAAAGGTAGTAGTGGAGCTACTCAAAAAATCAAATTGAGTACAACTACTAGCTTTTACAACAACATTCCAAATAAGGTCTCAGGCGCTACCGTTTTTATAAAAAATAGCAGTAACACAATTTTCAACTTTATAGAGGTACCCGCTACCGGAGAATACAAATGCTTGAATTTTGTTCCTGTACTTGGTGAAAATTACACCCTAACAATAATTGCTGATGGGAGTACTTATATAGCCACTGAAACTTTACTCCCAGTTGCTCCAATAACCAAAGTAGAACAAAATAACCAAGGTGGATTTAGTGGTAAAAACATTGAATTAAAAGCATTTTATAATGACCCTGTAAACACCCCTAATTATTATCTATATCGCTATACTTATTCTAATCAAGCAACTTCAAACTTTTATGCTGATGACGATAGTTTTTTTAGTGGAAATGAATTTTTTAGTATTTCACAAAATGATAATTTAAAACCTGGTGACAAGGTAGAAATTAATCATTATGGTATTTCAAAAACCTACTATAATTACATGAATATTATTGTTTCAATAGCAGGTAATAGTGGAGGTAGCCCTTTCCAATCTCCTCCAGCTACTGTAAGGGGAAATATTATTAATAGTACTCATCCCGAAAATTTTCCGTTAGGGTATTTTTCTTTAAGTGAATATGATACCGTAAATTATACTGTCCAATAA
- a CDS encoding thiamine diphosphokinase — MSSHHIVRDDQEPALIIANGAACQSELLGQLLEWSPLVVVLDSAIERVMELDIKVDILLGDFDRNFNPELYKTKQFPIEIIHTPDQDKTDLEKAFDYLISRNITAVNVVWATGKRADHTITNITNIIRYRDTLKIVILDDHSKIFLLPKKFEKWYPANTPISLIPIGHVTGIQSTNLFYPLQGDSLTLGLRTGSSNYVAQDGIVSIEHNEGDLLLMECVD, encoded by the coding sequence ATGTCTTCACATCACATTGTTAGAGATGACCAAGAACCAGCTTTAATTATAGCTAATGGAGCTGCATGTCAATCTGAATTATTGGGACAATTATTAGAATGGTCTCCATTAGTTGTTGTGCTTGACTCTGCCATAGAACGCGTGATGGAATTAGATATCAAAGTTGATATCCTTTTAGGAGATTTCGATCGAAATTTTAATCCAGAACTATACAAAACCAAACAATTCCCAATTGAAATTATCCATACCCCAGATCAAGATAAAACAGACCTAGAGAAAGCATTTGATTATTTAATTTCGCGCAACATTACTGCTGTAAATGTAGTTTGGGCAACAGGTAAAAGAGCAGACCATACCATAACCAATATTACTAACATCATCCGGTATCGAGATACTTTGAAAATTGTAATCTTGGACGATCATTCTAAAATATTTTTACTACCTAAAAAATTTGAAAAATGGTATCCTGCCAATACACCTATTTCTTTAATTCCAATAGGTCATGTTACTGGTATTCAATCTACTAACCTATTCTATCCTTTGCAAGGCGACAGTCTTACCTTAGGCCTTCGAACTGGAAGTAGCAATTATGTTGCCCAAGATGGTATTGTAAGTATTGAACATAACGAGGGCGACTTATTACTTATGGAATGTGTGGATTGA
- the rmuC gene encoding DNA recombination protein RmuC → MLTTLLILFAFIIALAIGIYIGKLIFSAKMHAEKISLEEKVLAGQAQIQNFKEILEKERNEKEVIRNEKDSLAIQLSKKEVDFENLWERNKEQKQEVEQLQEKFTKEFENLANKILDEKSNKFTEQNKENMQNILTPLQDKIQLFEKKVEDTHKESIDYHAALRQQILGLREMNLQMSKETINLTKALKGDSKMQGNWGELVLERVLEKSGLEKGREYEVQQAFTTADGNRVFPDVVINLPDGKKMIVDSKVSLTAYEKYINEEDEELKSNYLKEHVTSIKRHVEQLGNKNYQDLYQIESPDFVLLFIPIEPAFAMALNEDTSLYNKAFEKNIVIVTPATLLATLRTIDSMWTNQKQQENALEIARQAGALYDKFEGFVADLIKIGKKIDESKVEYAGAMNKLVEGKGNLISSVERLKKMGAKAKKALPDTILNRADKDENQLES, encoded by the coding sequence ATGCTAACTACTCTTCTTATTTTATTCGCTTTTATAATCGCATTAGCCATTGGTATTTACATTGGCAAACTCATTTTCTCTGCCAAAATGCACGCCGAAAAAATCAGTTTAGAAGAAAAGGTTTTAGCGGGTCAAGCCCAAATTCAAAATTTCAAAGAAATCCTAGAAAAAGAAAGAAACGAAAAAGAAGTCATTCGAAATGAGAAAGACAGTTTGGCGATTCAATTATCCAAAAAAGAAGTTGATTTTGAGAATCTTTGGGAACGCAACAAAGAACAAAAACAAGAAGTAGAACAGCTTCAAGAAAAATTCACCAAAGAATTCGAAAATTTAGCCAACAAAATATTAGACGAAAAATCAAATAAATTTACGGAGCAGAATAAAGAGAACATGCAAAATATCTTGACGCCATTGCAAGATAAAATCCAATTATTCGAAAAGAAAGTCGAAGACACTCACAAAGAAAGTATTGATTACCACGCCGCTCTTCGCCAACAAATTCTTGGCTTACGCGAAATGAATCTTCAAATGAGTAAAGAAACCATCAACTTGACTAAAGCCCTGAAAGGCGACAGCAAAATGCAAGGAAATTGGGGCGAATTGGTATTGGAGCGCGTTTTAGAAAAATCAGGTTTAGAAAAAGGGCGAGAATACGAAGTTCAACAAGCGTTTACAACAGCCGATGGCAATCGAGTGTTTCCTGACGTAGTCATTAATTTGCCTGATGGCAAAAAAATGATTGTCGATTCAAAAGTATCGTTAACCGCTTACGAAAAATACATCAATGAAGAAGACGAGGAACTAAAATCTAACTACCTCAAAGAACACGTTACTTCCATCAAACGCCATGTAGAACAATTAGGTAATAAAAATTATCAAGACTTGTACCAAATTGAAAGTCCTGATTTTGTGTTACTATTTATTCCTATCGAACCTGCTTTTGCTATGGCATTAAACGAAGACACTTCGTTGTACAACAAGGCTTTTGAAAAAAATATTGTCATAGTAACTCCAGCTACTTTATTAGCTACTTTGCGTACTATAGATAGTATGTGGACCAATCAAAAACAACAAGAAAATGCCCTAGAAATTGCGCGTCAAGCAGGAGCTTTGTATGATAAATTTGAAGGTTTCGTAGCCGATTTAATTAAAATTGGAAAGAAAATCGACGAAAGTAAAGTAGAATATGCAGGAGCAATGAATAAATTAGTCGAGGGCAAAGGAAACTTAATTAGCAGTGTTGAACGTTTGAAAAAAATGGGTGCTAAAGCCAAGAAAGCACTTCCTGACACTATTTTAAATCGAGCCGACAAAGACGAAAATCAATTAGAATCATAA
- a CDS encoding acyl-CoA thioesterase, which yields MNNTFKTVASSYISISELMLPSHTNFSGKIHGGYILSLLDQIAFACASKFSGNYCVTASVDTVNFLKPIEVGELVTMKASVNYVGKSSMIIGIRVEAENIQTGIVKHCNSSYFTMVAKDKQGNSVPVPGLIISNLKEVRRFCNCLKQIALKKERDLHEEIFDYSSIETIESLKKYNVSIELN from the coding sequence ATGAACAATACCTTTAAAACCGTAGCCTCTTCATACATCAGCATTTCTGAACTGATGCTTCCTTCTCACACCAATTTTAGCGGAAAAATTCACGGAGGGTATATTTTGTCGTTATTGGATCAAATTGCTTTTGCTTGTGCCTCAAAATTTTCAGGAAATTATTGTGTTACCGCCTCGGTAGATACAGTCAATTTTCTAAAGCCTATTGAAGTAGGCGAACTAGTTACTATGAAAGCTAGTGTCAATTATGTAGGCAAAAGTTCAATGATTATTGGAATACGAGTGGAAGCTGAAAATATACAAACCGGAATAGTTAAACATTGTAATTCTTCTTATTTTACCATGGTTGCCAAAGACAAGCAAGGCAATAGTGTACCCGTTCCTGGATTGATTATTTCGAATCTAAAGGAAGTTCGGCGTTTTTGCAATTGTCTGAAACAAATTGCCTTGAAAAAAGAAAGAGACTTACACGAAGAAATTTTTGATTACAGTTCTATTGAAACTATTGAAAGCCTTAAAAAATACAATGTTTCAATTGAATTAAATTAG
- a CDS encoding YceI family protein, with protein MKKITSILLLFISCFSLAQEKWTTQSGTINFEASVPLFEEVKAINNSVKCVLNSEDKTITCVVKIKDFHFKRELMETHFNEIYMESDRYPRAIFKGTILNLDLTKISSEGIGLPINGKIKIHGVTQSITVKTVIKKIANSLQLTSDFDLNTDDFKIKIPTMILPKISKTVHIHLNCTLQ; from the coding sequence ATGAAAAAAATTACTTCAATACTACTATTGTTTATTAGTTGCTTTTCGTTGGCCCAGGAAAAATGGACAACACAATCAGGCACGATTAATTTTGAAGCTTCTGTTCCGCTTTTTGAAGAAGTAAAGGCAATAAATAATTCGGTGAAATGTGTCTTAAACTCAGAAGACAAAACCATTACTTGTGTAGTAAAAATAAAAGATTTTCATTTTAAACGAGAGTTGATGGAAACCCATTTTAATGAAATTTATATGGAAAGTGATCGATATCCAAGAGCTATTTTTAAAGGAACTATACTGAATTTAGATCTTACTAAAATTTCTTCAGAAGGAATTGGTTTACCAATCAACGGTAAAATAAAAATTCATGGAGTAACCCAAAGTATTACTGTAAAAACGGTAATTAAGAAAATCGCGAACAGCCTACAACTTACTTCTGATTTTGATTTGAATACGGATGATTTTAAAATCAAAATCCCAACTATGATTTTGCCAAAAATATCAAAAACGGTTCATATCCATTTGAACTGCACACTACAATAA
- a CDS encoding TIGR01777 family oxidoreductase, which produces MKKNVVLTGGTGFIGKKMTQLLLENGFSVSILSRSVNTNSDGISYFQWDVDAGTIDEQAILNADYVIHLAGENIGAKRWTTARKKAILDSREKSTQLLYTCLQKNNKQLDAFISASGVGIYGVINDELVCTETTPAASDFLGSVCQKWESATAPIHNLGIRTVQIRTGLVLGKGEGVLKQLVPLFKYKLGSVIGSGKQYMPWIHIDDLCRIYLAAITNSQIQGPYNAAVNDGTTNAIFSATLAKVFGYRIWLPKVPAFVLQLVLGEMSQLVLQGRRVATDKIEETGFQFQFTDLEKALRHCLSH; this is translated from the coding sequence ATGAAAAAAAATGTTGTATTGACTGGAGGGACTGGGTTTATTGGCAAAAAAATGACACAACTCCTTTTAGAAAATGGATTTTCAGTATCGATTTTGAGTCGTTCTGTTAATACGAATTCGGATGGTATTTCGTACTTTCAATGGGATGTTGATGCGGGAACAATTGATGAACAAGCCATTTTGAATGCTGATTATGTAATTCATTTAGCAGGGGAAAATATTGGCGCTAAGCGATGGACAACGGCTCGTAAGAAAGCGATTTTGGACAGCCGAGAAAAATCGACTCAGCTATTATACACTTGTTTGCAAAAAAATAATAAACAACTCGATGCCTTCATTTCGGCCTCTGGTGTTGGAATTTATGGGGTTATCAATGATGAATTAGTTTGTACAGAAACCACTCCAGCAGCTTCTGATTTTTTAGGATCGGTTTGCCAAAAATGGGAATCGGCAACTGCGCCTATTCACAATTTAGGCATTCGAACAGTGCAAATTAGAACAGGGTTGGTTTTAGGCAAAGGAGAAGGCGTTCTGAAGCAATTGGTTCCCTTATTTAAATATAAACTAGGCAGTGTAATAGGTTCTGGAAAACAATACATGCCCTGGATTCATATCGATGATTTGTGTCGAATTTATCTAGCCGCAATCACGAATTCTCAAATACAAGGACCCTACAATGCTGCTGTAAATGATGGAACTACCAATGCTATTTTTTCTGCCACTTTAGCGAAAGTATTTGGATATAGAATATGGTTGCCAAAGGTTCCGGCTTTTGTACTGCAATTGGTTCTAGGCGAAATGTCACAATTGGTTTTACAAGGTAGGAGAGTAGCCACTGACAAAATAGAGGAAACCGGATTTCAATTTCAATTTACTGATTTAGAAAAAGCGTTACGCCATTGTTTATCACACTAA
- a CDS encoding TetR family transcriptional regulator C-terminal domain-containing protein, whose amino-acid sequence MATKKSTLTKDKIVSMFMQDTLENNEKPKSVYHFAKANGLTEAEFYNFFGSIEGIEKEIFILFLEKTLTLLEKDKDYEYYDMKSKMLSFYFTFFELLTANRSYVVLSLKENKNPLKGLMQLSGLRNGFKDFVSGIISDEYRLKQEKFQQIQEKALQESAWFQLLMTLKFWLDDSSASFEKTDLFIEKSVKASFELMNTTPLESLIDFGKFLFKEKLQHN is encoded by the coding sequence ATGGCTACTAAAAAATCAACCTTGACAAAAGACAAAATAGTTTCAATGTTCATGCAAGACACCCTTGAAAATAACGAAAAACCTAAATCAGTTTATCATTTTGCCAAAGCAAATGGATTGACTGAAGCAGAGTTTTACAACTTCTTTGGTAGCATCGAAGGGATAGAAAAAGAAATTTTTATTCTCTTTTTAGAAAAAACTTTGACATTATTAGAAAAAGACAAAGACTATGAATACTATGATATGAAAAGTAAAATGCTAAGTTTTTATTTTACTTTTTTTGAATTACTAACCGCTAACCGCAGTTATGTCGTGTTAAGTTTGAAAGAAAACAAAAATCCATTAAAAGGATTAATGCAATTATCTGGCTTAAGAAATGGTTTTAAAGATTTTGTAAGTGGAATTATCTCAGACGAATACCGATTGAAACAAGAGAAATTTCAACAAATTCAAGAAAAAGCCTTACAAGAATCGGCTTGGTTCCAGCTATTGATGACCTTGAAATTCTGGTTAGACGATAGCTCTGCCTCTTTTGAAAAGACAGATCTTTTTATCGAAAAATCGGTAAAAGCTTCTTTTGAATTAATGAATACCACTCCGTTAGAAAGCCTAATTGATTTTGGAAAATTCCTCTTCAAAGAAAAATTACAACACAACTAA
- a CDS encoding ABC1 kinase family protein: MKTIDYIPTSKIERASKLVQTGAKVGVNYLKYYGEKVVNPTLNRDKLNEDNAEDIYDGLKSLKGSALKVAQMLSMDKSFLPQAYVEKFSLSQFSVPPLSAPLVLKTFKSNLGKTPYEIFDEFNPNSVNAASIGQVHLAVKDNKKLAVKIQYPGVANSISSDLALVKPIAIRMFNLQGKDSDKYFKEVEDKLIEETNYLLELKQSQEVVAACSKIDHLVFPNYYPEYSSERIITMDWMTGLHLSEFTKENTNAKVGNQLGQALWDFYMYQIHVLRKVHADPHPGNFLVNENQELVALDFGCMKAIPNDFYIPYFELVKKEIIDNKTLFSEKLFELEILRTDDTPEEVAYFTSMFYDLLTLFTQPFQSETFDFSDEVFFQNIAQLGERFANDTNLRKMNGNRGSKHFIYMNRTFFGLYNLLFDLKAEIIVHNYQKYN; this comes from the coding sequence ATGAAAACTATCGATTATATTCCTACTTCTAAAATAGAACGCGCCAGCAAATTAGTACAAACTGGTGCCAAAGTAGGAGTCAATTATTTGAAATACTATGGCGAAAAAGTAGTCAACCCAACTTTAAATCGCGATAAGCTGAACGAAGACAATGCCGAAGATATTTATGACGGACTAAAAAGTCTAAAAGGAAGTGCCTTGAAAGTAGCGCAAATGTTGAGTATGGACAAAAGCTTCTTGCCTCAAGCCTATGTAGAAAAATTTTCATTGTCACAATTTTCGGTTCCACCACTTTCAGCACCCTTGGTATTAAAAACATTCAAATCGAACTTAGGCAAAACACCTTATGAAATCTTTGACGAATTCAATCCTAATTCGGTGAACGCAGCGAGTATTGGACAAGTACATTTGGCAGTAAAAGACAATAAAAAATTAGCTGTAAAAATTCAGTATCCTGGTGTAGCAAATAGCATTTCGTCTGACTTGGCTTTGGTGAAACCGATTGCCATTCGAATGTTCAATTTGCAAGGCAAAGATTCAGACAAATATTTTAAAGAAGTAGAAGATAAGTTAATTGAAGAAACCAACTATTTGTTAGAGCTGAAACAAAGTCAGGAAGTAGTAGCCGCTTGTTCAAAAATAGACCATTTAGTTTTCCCGAATTACTATCCTGAATATTCTTCGGAACGAATCATCACCATGGATTGGATGACGGGATTACATCTGTCTGAGTTTACCAAAGAAAATACCAATGCTAAAGTTGGCAATCAACTGGGTCAAGCGCTTTGGGATTTTTATATGTACCAAATTCATGTGTTGCGCAAAGTACATGCTGACCCGCATCCGGGGAATTTCTTAGTTAACGAAAATCAGGAATTAGTAGCTTTGGATTTTGGATGTATGAAAGCCATTCCGAACGATTTTTATATTCCCTATTTTGAATTGGTTAAAAAAGAAATCATTGATAATAAAACGCTTTTCAGCGAAAAACTATTCGAACTTGAAATCTTGCGCACCGATGATACGCCCGAAGAAGTGGCTTATTTTACTTCAATGTTTTATGATTTATTGACATTGTTTACACAACCTTTTCAATCGGAAACTTTTGATTTTTCAGACGAGGTATTTTTTCAAAATATTGCGCAATTAGGAGAACGCTTTGCAAACGATACTAATCTAAGAAAAATGAATGGCAATCGAGGTTCTAAGCATTTCATTTATATGAACCGAACTTTCTTTGGTTTATACAATTTATTGTTTGATTTGAAAGCTGAAATTATAGTGCATAATTATCAAAAATACAATTGA